The proteins below are encoded in one region of Oncorhynchus gorbuscha isolate QuinsamMale2020 ecotype Even-year linkage group LG01, OgorEven_v1.0, whole genome shotgun sequence:
- the LOC124036086 gene encoding phosphatidylinositol phosphatase PTPRQ-like, whose amino-acid sequence MRQNADRPSFFQSISPRWRGFQCVCVLILINGKFVSEPDTPPQFLLARTFSDYEVQLSWEPPKEANSEILYYIVRVWNESSEVWQNVTDTAVVISVDSESRYNASISSWTRLGDGGVLIYISFSTIDTVPFDPPQNVSLVNLTSSSVTMLWQPPTQPNGILLHYTLYYSDNTTVTEQHIPVSELDPVSPGEDLSYRLSGLRGGQNYSLWLTSSTLQGDGGVHTDPLNLLTPEDATGPPAHPACPALPSPAGLTALGSDTHTPPSLLHPSIHITSLSICLH is encoded by the exons ATGAGACAGAATGCAGACAGACCTTCCTTCTTCCAGTCCATTTCCCCAAGGTGGCGTGGTTttcagtgtgtctgtgttttgaTTCTAATCAATGGTAAGTTTGTTTCAGAACCAGACACTCCCCCTCAGTTTCTGCTAGCCAGGACATTTTCAGACTACGAGGTACAATTGTCATGGGAACCACCGAAAGAGGCCAACTCTGAGATCCTCTACTACATAGTCAGAGTCTG GAATGAGTCTTCTGAGGTGTGGCAGAATGTGACAGATACAGCTGTGGTTATCAGTGTTGACTCAGAGAGTCGCTACAATGCCTCTATCTCCAGCTGGACACGCCTGGGGGACGGGGGAGTCCTTATATACATCAGCTTCAGTACTATTGacacag TGCCGTTTGACCCTCCCCAGAATGTGTCGTTGGTGAACCTGACCTCTTCCTCGGTGACCATGCTCTGGCAACCTCCCACTCAGCCAAATGGAATACTCCTGCACTACACTCTGTACTACTCAGACAATACCACTGTCACAGAACAG CATATCCCAGTGTCAGAGCTGGACCCTGTCTCCCCGGGGGAGGACCTGTCCTACCGTTTGTCTGGCCTGAGAGGAGGACAGAACTACAGCCTCTGGCTGACTTCCAGCACCCTGCAGGGGGATGGGGGGGTCCATACTGATCCCTTAAACCTACTCACCCCAGAGGATG CCACCGGACCTCCAGCCCACCCTGCCTGTCCTGCCCTGCCAAGCCCAGCAGGGCTCACTGCCCTGGGCTCAGACACCCACACaccgccctctctcctccacccatccatccacattACCAGCCTCTCAATCTGCCTTCACTGa